The following nucleotide sequence is from Halorussus caseinilyticus.
TCGAAGTCGCCGAAGTCGCGTTCGTAGTGGCGGACCAGTTGTTCGATGACCCACGCGTTGAACGCCTCGTCGAAGCGCCACTCGCCGGGCGGACTCCCGACCTCGAATCGGTCGTCGGTGGCGAACGCCGCGAACACGTGGTAGAAGCCCAAGATTACGTCCGCGAAGTCCTTGGCCTTGCCGCCGGTCTCCTCGCGTTTGTCCTGCAACTCCTCGCGACCCGCGTCGGTGAGTTCGAAGTACTTTCGGTCGGGTTCGTCCGCGCGTTCGATGCGCTCGGCCCAGCCTTTCTCCTCGAACTTGTAGAGGATGGGGTAGACCGACCCGTAGGACGGTTCCCAGTGACCGCCGCTGATAGAACGAATCTCCTTGAGTATCTCGTACCCGTACCGCGGTTTCTCGTCCAGAAGTTCCAACACGAGATACGCGATGAGGCCTTTCGGCGGGCCGCTTTTCCGCATTGGCGGATGATTCAGAGCGTATTTTTGAAAGGCTTTCGGTCGGGGGGAGACGGCCGATTTCGGCGTCGGTCTCGGGACGACTCAAAAACCTATTACCGCCACGGAACCGAGAGTCAGACATGACGAGAGAACCCCCGGCGACGAACGAGGGTTGGTACGCGCTACACGACTTCCGAACCGTCGATTGGGACGCGTGGCGGGACGCCCCCGAGCGCGAGCGCGAGACCGCTTTAGAGAGCGGCGTCTCGTTCCTCCGAAATCGAGTTGACGTGACCGACGCCGAGGAAGGGTCGTCGGCGGTGTTCTCGGTTCTGGGCCACAAGGCCGACCTGCTGGTGGTCCACTTCCGGCCGACGATGGCCGACTTGGACACCGCCGAGCGAGCGTTCGAGGACACCGCGTTCGCCGAGTACACCGACCAGTCGAACTCCTACGTCTCGGTGACGGAAGTCGGCGGCTACACCTCCGAGGAGATGACGAAAGAACCCTCGGAGATAGAGGACACCGGACTCGCGCGCTACGCCGAGAGCAAACTCTACCCCGAGATTCCCGACAGCGAGTTCATCTGCTTCTACCCGATGGACAAGCGCCGCGCGCCGGGGGAGAACTGGTACGACCTGCCCTTCGACGAGCGCGCCGACATGATGGACACCCACGGCGAAATCGGCAAGACCTACGCGGGACAGGTCTCGCAGGTCATCACCGGGTCCATCGGCTTCGACGACTACGAGTGGGGCGTGGACCTGTTCAGCAACGACCCGACCAACATCAAGGACCTGCTCTACGAACTCCGGTTCGACGAGAGCAGTTCCAAGTACGCCGAGTTCGGCCCGTTCTACTTCGGTCGGCAGTTCCAACCCGAGGACCTCCCGGCGTTCATGGCCGGGCGAGCGGTCCCCGCCGACGGCGAGAGTGACGAGTCGGGCCACCCCCACGGAGAAGGCGGGCATCACGGCGAGGGTGGACACCACGGCGAGGGTGGACACCACGGCGAGGGTGGACACCACGGCGGCGACGGCGGAGACGACGAGGGCGGCGACATCCGCGGCGAACTCGAAGACCGCGACATCCGCGGCGAACTCGAAGACCTCGACATCTACGCGGGCCAACCCCACGGCGAGGACGTGTACGCGATGGTACTCTACTCGGAGGCCGACCCCGACGAACTCTTCGAGGAGGTAGACGGCCTCCGGAAGAACTTCGACCACTACGACACCCACGTCAAGACCGCGGTGTACGAGACCCGCGAGGGAGTCGAAGGCGGTCGGTCGGCGGTCGTGAGCATCTGGGAGACCCAGAGCGCGGCCGACACCGCGGGCGGGTTCCTCGCTGACCTGCCGGGCATCGTCGCTCGCGCCGGAGAGGAGAGCGGATTCGGCACGATGGGGATGTTCTACACCACCAAGCCCGAACACCGCGGGGACTTCGTGGAGAAGTTCGAGACGGTGGGCGAACTCCTCGAAGACATGGACGGCCACTTCGAGTCGAACCTGCTGGTCAACCGCGAGGACGAGAACGATATGTTCATCGCCAGTCAGTGGGAGTCCCGCGAGGACGCCATGGCGTTCTTCCGGAGCGACGCCTTCTCGGATACGGTCGATTGGGGCCGGGACGTGCTGGCCGACCGACCGCGACACGTCTTCTTGGCCTGAGGGGGCGCTCGACCCCGACGCAGGTTTATCCGTCGGTAGATTGAACAGTTCGGCATGGGGCGAGAACTACTCGGGGTGCCTCGGGAACGCCCGGCAGTTGAGGGGGTTCCGGGCGTGTCCGACGCGGCACGGCGCCGTGCCGCGTCGGACGACGAGAAGACCGTCGAAATCGAACCGTCGTGGGTAGACAACGTCACGGACGCGATTCCGGTCGAAGTCGTGACCGCGTGGGCGACTATCGACGCGGTGCTGGCTATCGGGTCCGAGGACCCGTCGGCGACGGTGTACTGGGCGCTGTTCGGTCTCTTCGCCGTCGCTACCGCCCTCCACATGTGGGCCGACATCGAGACGCCCACCGCCGACAGAGCCGACCGTCTCGGAACCTCCCTCTCGTACCTGCGAAGCGTCCAGTCGGCCCAAATCGCGCTCGCCGTCGGCGCGTTCGTGGTGTGGGTCTACTACCTCAGGGGACCGTTCGCGCTCGACGCCACCGACTGGTACAACCAACGCTACGCCGCGGTGTTCCTGCCGCTGTACGTCGCCGTGGGACCACAACTGGTGCCGAGCGTCCTCCGGAAGTGGTACCGCGTCGGCGACGGTGGTGACGGCGAAGGTGGAAGCGGTGAGGACGGCGACGACGACCGAAGATAACCCGACGGTTCGGTGTGGGGTACCGTCCCGTACCGCCGGAACCAAAACCCCCATCAAGTCAGAACGAGTAGGAATCGAGAGATAAACGACGGAGGACCCTGTATGACCAAACGACACGTATCCCTCTCCGACGAGATGGAGGATTCACTGGCGGAGTTCATCGCGGAGGTAGACGAGCGACTGGCGAGTGACGAGAACACCTGCGGCGTGGTAGAGGAGGTGCTGGTGGACCTCCACGGCGACAGAGACGCCTACGACCGGTGGCAGAGCGGCGAGGATGTCTCGCCCGCCGAGCGCGCGCGACTCCAGAGCTACGACCCGTGTAACGCCACGCTCGAAAGCGAGTACTACGCCGAGAAGGACGAGGAGCAGTTCAAACACTCCAAACACCTCCAGTGGCTCTGGCGGCAGTTCGACGCCACGCCGATGGCCGACAACGTGGAGTTCGCGCTCCGGTTCCGGCGCATGCTCGCCGACCATCTCTTCGAGGAGTGCGGGGACGACTGCCGGTTCTTCAAGGGCATCACGTTCACCTACGGCCACAACATCTCCGTCGGGGACAACACCGTCGTCCACGACGACGTGCATCTGGACGACCGCGGGAAGTTGACCATCGGCAATCGGGTCTCCATCTCGGACTCGGCGCACGTCTACACCCACGACCACGACGTGGTGGACCAGACCGAGGTCGAGAACTATCACACCGTCATCGAGGACGACGCCCGCGTCACCTACGACTCGATGGTCAAGGCGGGCGTCCGCGTCGGGGAGAACGCCATCGTCGGCGCGAAGTCCATCGTCCAGCGAGACGTTCCCGCCCACCACGTCGCGGTGGGCCAACCCGCCAAGAGCGTGAAAATCAAGCCCGGATGGGAGGACGTGGCCCGACCGCTCGACGCCGACGTGGAGACCGACAAGGAGTCCCGGCGCATCGACTACGAGTTGCCCGACGATTTGGAAGTCTACGACGAGTTCCAGCGCGACCTGAACCCGCCGGGCGAGCGGTGAGCGCGTCGGCCTCGGGTCCGCCGGTCCTGAATCGGGAGTCGAAGGTTGCTGGTTTTTCTGTCCGAGTTTCGTCGGTGAACCGTGCGGTTCGTCGGTGAAGGGTCCTGACGGCCCGGTTAGTTCGCGTGCCAGCGGCTTCGCTTCCGCCGCCGGACGGACCGTTTCGCCGAACGGTCGCCGCGAAGCGGCGACTTCGAGGCGGCGGGCGCGGCGCACGAGCGCCGCGCCCGCCGTGGGCGGTGGGGGAATATTTACGAGTGTTAAAGAAATATTCTTGTTTTATAGACCAATGTTTAGGATTGTTTCGTGCGAGAACACGGCGGGACGGCCCGGTGGGAACTCAGTCGTCGCCGGGTTTGTACGCACTGCCGCGGCGTTCGATGGTGTACACGTCTAACTTCTTGTCAGCATAGTCACATTCGGCACCGAGACGGAACTGACCGATGCGGAGTTTCGAGTGGGGAACGCCAGTCAACGGCTCCAAGTAGTCGTCCGGGTTCCGCCACTGGTCGTTTACGATTTCGTCGAGTTTGTCGGTGATACGGTTCTGTCCGTGGGTATCCAAGTCGTCGTACGTCCGTTTCGCAGGCGCGCGAAACTGCCACGTCCATTCGTCGTCACTCGTGCGTCGTCCCTCGTTACTCGTCTCCGGTCAGAACGTCCTCGCGGGAGAACGTCTCGCTCTCGCCCGTCCGACGCGCGTGTTCGACGGCGGCGATTTCCTTCCAACTCTCGCGGGTGAGGTCCGGATGACGGACTGCATCACGGAGTGCCTCTCGGACGAACTCGCTTCGACTGTTGTAGCCTTCGTCCTGCCACGTCGCGTCGATGTCTGCGAGGAACGATTCGGTCAAACGGATATTGATGTTCGTTTTCTCCGGGTCGTTCGCCCCGTTTGTATCTGTATGAGACATACGTACGTATTACGTACAGAAGGGAAAAAGCGTTTCCCCGCCGCGTCTGGCCGCCTCCGACACCTTTGTAACGCCGAGTCGCCACCCTCCGAGACGTGTCACTCGTCTCTGCGCTCGGGACGGCCATCCTCCCGGTCCTCTCCGTCGCGGCGGTGGGCTTCCTGCTCGGGAAGACCCGCGACGTGAACGTGGATGCGCTCGGAACCGTCACCATCTACGTGCTGACGCCCGCGCTCATCTTCCACAGCCTCGCCACCTCCGACATCTCGGGCGGGCTAGCCGCGAAGCTAATCGGCGGCGTCGTGGTCTTCACGCTGGCGATGGTGGGACTCGCGGAGGGCGTCGGCCGTCTGCTCGGCGAGACCGAACCCGCGCTGAGTGCGCTGGTCCTCTCGTCGTCGTTCCCCAACGCGGGCAACTACGGCATCCCGCTGTCGGCGTTCGCGTTCGGCGCGGTCGGACGCTCGACGGCGGTTCTCTACATCGCGGGCCAGTCGGTGCTGATGTACACCGTCGGGGTGTATCTGGCCTCCCGCGGCGACGAGAGCGACCTGCGCTCGGCCGCGACCGAGGTGTTTCGCCTGCCGCTGGTCTACGCCGTCGTCGCGGCGTGGGTCGCGCGATTGCTCGGGGTCGTCCCGGCCTCCGGAAGCGCCGCGATGGAGACGCTGAAACTCGTCGGCGACGCCTCCATCCCGGTGATGCTGTTGATGCTCGGCATCCAACTCGCCAACACCAAACACGGCGCGGCCATCTCGCGCGTCGGCGTCTCGAACGGCCTGAAACTGGTGGTCGCGCCGCTGGTCGGCGTCGGCGTAGCCCTGTTGCTCGGTCTCGGCGCGAACCCGGAAGTCGCGCGGGTGTTCGTGCTGGAGTGTGGGATGCCCGCCGCGGTCACGCCGCTGATTCTGTCCATCGAGTACGACTCGGGCGAGGGCGAGGGGTTGTCGGGACCGGAGTACGTCAGCACCGCCATCTTCGCGAGTACGGTGGCGAGCGTGGTGACGCTGACGGGCCTGATTGCGGTGTTGCAGTCGGGAATGGTGATTTGAGTTCGCGTGTGGCGTGTGCGTAGCGTCAGATGGACGTGACTACTCGAATTCCCAGTAGACGACTACGAGGAACGAACGGAACGACGATAGACGCGAGTAAAAACACGAACGGACGCGAGAAGCTACCGACAGGCTTGGACCGATGAAGACCGCCCCGCACCGCGACCGCGGGCCTCTCACCTCCCCAACCTCGGCGGCCGCATTCGCGGCCGCCGTCCCTCGCGCGGACGGGCGCGACACGCTTTCGCGGTCGCGCCCGCGCGCGCCGGACTCAACAAATATTGAGGATGGCTCACGACTCGCGCCGGTCGGCGATGGCGTCGGCGTGGCGCGCGACGAGTTCGCCGAAGACCTCCGCCTCGCGGCGCTGTTGGGTCTCCGGCGGCGCGTCGTCGCGCATCCGCGCCTTGACCGCGCGGAGGGTCCGGGGGTCGTTGGCGGCGAGTTCGTCGGCCACCGCGCGGGGGTCGTCGGTCACGCGCGAGACCAGTCCCATCCGGCGGGCGGACTCGGCGTCCACGGTCCGCCCCGAGAGCGCGAGGTCCAGCGCCTCGCCCTCGCCCACGACGCGGGGCAGGCGCACCGTCCCGCCCCACGCGCCGAACAGGCCGAGTTTCACGCCGGGTTCCGCGAAGGTCGCCTCCGGCGTGGCGACTCGGAGGTCCGCGGCGAGCGCCAACTCGACGCCGCCGCCGCGCGCCGCCCCGTCGATGCCCGCGACGACCGCGCTGTCGGCGTCCGCGATGGCGTCGGCGACTCGCTGGCCGCGCTCTGCGAACGCCTCGGCCCCCTCGCGGTCGAGTCCCGCCACCACGTCGAGGTCCGCGCCAGCGCAGAACGCCGGTCCCGCCCCGCGGAGGTAGACCACCGGTTGGCTGGCGTCGGTCACGGCCGCTTCGAGGGCGTCGAGTCCGTCGGGCGTGAGCGCGTTTCGTCGGTCGGGTCGGTCGAGCGTCACGACCCGAACACCGTCGTCGTCCTGTGTTCGAATCACGTTCGCATCTCGGAGTCGCTTTCCAAAGGTCTTTGGCGATTCCGTCGTAAGGGTCGGGCAATGGAAGCGGCCGTCCGGGCACGAAAAGCGGGACGACAGGCGGTGCGAGACGTTGCGCCCGACCGACTCCGCGAACGTATCCACGCCCTCCTCGACGAGTCGGCGATGGTGCCGGGAGTGCTGGCGCTCACGTCCGCGAACGCCGTCGAGGGTGCGAGCGCGACCGGAGGCGCGAAGGTGACGGGGAGAGCGCACGACGCCGACGAGCGAGGCGGAACCGGTCCCGTCGGGGTCCAAGAGCGCGCCGCGGGCGTCCAACTCATCTACGAGGGGTTGCGCCTCACCCGCGCTCTCGCCGACGAACCGCCGTGGAACCTCGACCCGCCACACACCGACAGCAACATCGACATCCTCGCGGCGGACGTGATGGTCGCCCGCGGGTTCTCCCTGCTCGCGCGGACCGAGGCCGCCGACAAAGCCGTCGAGACGGTCCAGTCGTTCGGCCGCGACGAGACCGACGGCCAGCAGGGTCGTCCGACCGCCCCGCACGCGCTGGAGACCGACGTGTTCGAACTCGCCGTCGTCGCGGGCACGACCACCTTCGGGTCCGAACCCTCCGACGCCCTGCTGTCTTACGCCGGAGAACTGGCCGAATCGCTCGACGGCGAACGCCCGGAACCGCCCGAACCAGTCGCCGAAGCGGTCGAACAGGCCGTTGCCGACGCGCCGGACCCCCGGCAGTTCGGCCCGGCCGACGACCCGCGGCCGTCGGCCACCGACCCGTGACCCCGTTCCCTATCGTGAATCGAAACGCCTAAAGAGGTTTCCGGGCATACGATGAAATGCGACGAAGCGCCGCAGTGCGCCTGGGTAGCTTAGAGGTAAAGCGCGTCCTTGGTAAGGACGAGAGCCCGGGTTCAAATCCCGGCCTAGGCTCTTCTTCCGAACGTCACGCCGCGGAGACGAATCTCCGCGGCGTTCGATTTTCGAGCGGCCCGGCCGGTTCGTGAGACCTGTTATCGCGCCTCGACCTTGCGAAAGGGACTTCCCCGCGTTCTCTGTACCTTCGCCGCGATGACGTTTCCCAACTACCCGGACAAGTACGGGGCCGAACCGCTGGTCACGCCCGAGCGACACACCGACTACCGGAAAGCGCAGTCCGAGGGCGACGCCGCGGCGTCGCCCGAAGCAGTCGTCCTCTGTTACAGTCGGGGGCTGATGGACTACTTCACCGAGGAGTACGACGGCCGAACCGTGGACCACTACTACGGGGACCTCTACGCCTTCGCGGACGCCGACTACAGCGTCGGCGTCCTCGGAAACTTCGGCATCGGTGCGCCGACGACCGCGATGCTGATGGACGAACTCGTGGCCAACGGCGTCGAAACGTTCCTCTCCATCGGGTTCGCGGGGTGTCTCGACGACTCCATCGAGATGGGCGAGTTCGTCGTCCCCGAGAAAGCCATCCGCGACGAGGGGACCTCTCACCACTACGTCGAGTCCGAAAAGTACGCCCACGCGAGCGAGTCGCTGGTCGCCGACACCAAACGGTTGCTCCGCGAGCGAGACGAACCGTTCCACGTCGGTACCTCGTGGACGACCGACGCCATCTACCGGGAGACCGAAAAAGAGGTCGAGCGATACGCCGACGAGGGCGTCCTCACCGTCGAGATGGAGGCATCGGCGGTGTTCGCGGTGGCCGACTACCGCGGCGTGGAAGCCGGTGCGATGTTCGTCGTGAGCGACTACCTCGGTCTCTCCGAGTGGGAACCGAAGTTTCACCTGACCGCCGAGGACATGCGACGGCTCGGCGACACCGCCAAAGAACTCCTCACGAGTCGCCGGAACTGAGAAGAAAGCGCCGGTCGAAAACCGGAACCGCGCCGACTCACGAGTCGGGCCTCACTTCTTCGGTTCGGGGTCGAAGATTTCGGGGTTCTCCTCGCCCTCGGCGGCCACGACGGCCATGCACCCTTTCCGCGCCACGCGACTCAGCGAGTGGTCCACCAGTTTGAACGCGCCGGGGACCGGGAAGTCCATCGTCGCAACCGCGGTGCTACCGGGCGCGACCTGTTTGGTCTGGATGTGGGTCTGCGGTCGGGTGGTCAGCGACCCTTCGGGCCAGAGCTTCTCGAAGACGTTGCCGATGGGGTGGAAGCTACTGGTGAGGTTCGGGCCGCCGGTGACGAAGAACACCCGCGCGGTGTCGCCCGTCTCGACTTCGCCCGCGCCGTACTTGTCGGGCGTGCAGGCGTACTTCTCGCCGTTCATCACGACGTAGGTGGGTTCCTCGCGGGCCATCGCCGCCACGTCGAAGTTGTGCTGGCCCTTCTCGCCGGGGCGCTTGTCGGTGTAAATCTCGTGCTGGCCGACGTAGAACTCGTGGTCCACCTCCGGGAGACCCTCCTCGGGTTCGACGAGGATGATGCCGAACATGCCCGCGGAGATGTGCATGTCGAGGTTCGGCACGGCGCAGTGGTAGATGTACGCGCCGGGGTAGGTCGCCTTGAACTTGAGGCGGGTGGTCTCTCCCGGCGCGGTCATCGTGGCCTCGGCCCCGCCGCCCGGTCCCGCGACCGCGTGGAAGTCCACGTTGTGGGGCATGTCGTTCTCCGCGGGGTTCTCGAAGGTGAGATTCACGGTGTCGCCCTTCCGGACCCGAATCATCGGGCCGGGGACCTGCCCGTTGTAGGTCATGTAGTTGAACGTAACGCCGTCCTCGACTTCGGCCGTGACCTCCTCGGGACGCAGGGTCACGTCCACCGCTCTCGGTTCGCTCCGGCTAATCGGGTTCGGGATGTCGGTCGGGTCCGCCGCGACTCGCTTGACGGTCTTCCGTTTCTGTTTGTTCATGGCCTGCTGAGTCTGAGTCGTTTTCGGGGCGGAGCGGGTGGAACACCCGGCGAGGGTGGCCGCGCCACCGAGACCGATACCTTGCAGGACCGTGCGACGATTGGTTGCGGGCATTGGGAGTCACCTTACAGTTACAGATAGTCGGCGACGTATCTTCAATCGAGAACCCGATTCTCGGTCGTCAGGAAGGCTCACGAACGTGTTCGCTCGGTTCTCGGGGTACGGGAATCGAAGTAGCGATTCCGCGAACATCTCCGGGAAGTGTCGGAAAAGCGGCGGCAGAAGGGGACCGCTCAGTCGTCGGTCTCGGCCGCAGGTCCGGCCGCGACCGGTGAGTCGGCGGGTTCGTCGGTCGGCGTGGTCTCGCCGCGGGCTAGCACCTTCTTCACCACGTCGTAGCCGAAGACGGCGGTGCCGAGGATGACCAGCGTGTCGCCCGGCATCCGGAGCCAGAACAGCAGTTGGACCAGTTCGCCCTCGTAGAAGGCGAGGCTTCGGGCGGCGTCGTAGCTTCGGGTGAACGCGACTTCCAACTGGAGGAAGCCGACGGGGAGCAGGCTGAGACCGACCATCAGCGCGAGTCCGACGTTCCACGCCCAGAACGCGCGCCGGAGGTTGGTCTCGGACCACTTCGCCTCGGGCACCGCGATGCGGAGCATGTACGTCACCATGCCGAGCGCGAGGAATCCGAACGCGCCGAACATCGCGGCGTGGGCGTGGGCCACCGTGAGATAGGTGCCGTGTTCGAAGTAGTTGATGAACGGCAGGTTGATGAAGAACCCGAGGACGCCCGCGCCCACGAAGTTCCAGACGCCCGACGCGACGATGAACATGAACGGGAGCGTGTAGGGGAACGACTCGCCGCTCGTGGCCATCGCGCGGTACTGGCCGATGGCCTCGTAGAGGATGAACACGAGGGGGATGAGTTCGAGCGTCGAGAACGCGCTCCCGATGGGCACCCACACGTCGGGTTGGCCGACCCACCAGTAGTGGTGCGAGACGCCGATGACACCGGTACCCATCACCAGCAGGGCTTGGACCATCACGGCTTTCTCGGCCGACCGCTTCGAGAGGAGGTTCATGCTGACCAGCGTGACCCCGACCAGCGCGACGATGAAGAACTCGAAGGCCCCCTCGACCCACATGTGGACGACCCACCAGCGCCAAAACTCGGTGACGACGATGTTGGTCTGGGGCGTGTAGAGGAAGCCCGCGCAGAACAGCAGGGCGATGGACCCGCCCGCGTACAGAATCATGTGTGCGAGACCCCATCTGGGTTCCCGGTCGAGCAGGGGCTTGAGTCCCCGCGCCACGAGGACGGCCCACGCAAGGAAGCCGACGAGGATGCCGACCTGCCAGAGCCGACCGACTTCGAGGTACTCCAGCCCCTCGTTGCCCAGAATCCACCAGAGTGCGCCGTCGAAGTAGCCCTTCGACCCGAGCCAGATGCCCGCCATGGCACCGACGACGACCACGACGAGGACACCGAGCAGGCGGTTAATCCACGCGCCCTGTTTGCGGGGTTCCCGCCCCGTCAACAGAGGCGGGAGGAACAGGCCCGCGCCGAGCCACAGGGTCGCAATCCAGAGGACGCCGAGGTCGATGTGCCACGTCTTGGCGATGGAGAACGGCAGGAGTTGGAGGACGCTGACGCCCAGCATCTCGCCGAGTCCGAAGAAGTCCGCGCGCTCGATGTAGTAGTGGGCGAGCAGACCCCCGAGCAGAACCTGCGCGAGGAACAGGCCCGCGCCGACGACTGCGAACCGGAGCGCGGCGGCCTGTCCGGGGAACAGGTCAACCTCGTCGGGTCGGGGCACCGTGACGCCCTCGGTTTCGGGTTCGGGGAGTTCGATGGACTTGTAGAGCCAGACGCCGATTCCGGCACCGGCGACCAGCAGGACCATGGCGACGACGCTCCACGTCATGGCCGCGCCGGTGGCGTCGTTACCGGCCGCGGGTTGGTAGGGCCACTCGTTGGTGTAACTGTGGTCGGCGTTCGGCCGGTCGGTGTGGGAAATCCACGCGGTCCAGAGCGCGAAGTCGGCGAACCGCTCGGCCTCCTCCTCGCTCGCTATCATCCCTTCGGGGACGCCGCGCTCGTGACTCCCCTCGTGGTAGCGCTCGACGTACACCTGCTGGACCTGCTTGTGGGCGTACGCCTCGGCCGCGGAGTACTCGATGCGCTCGCCGGGACTCCCGTCGGTCAGGTCCGACTTCACCGCCACGTCAACGGTTGCCTGCTCGCTCGCCGAGAGGCTACCGTAGTCGTCGGTGCCGTGCTGTTCGCGGGCGTAGTACCGGCGCATGAACTCGACCTTCAGGTCCAGCGCGTCGGCGGTGTAGTCTTCGCCGTAGTACGCGCCGTTGCCCAGTATCGACCCGTGGTTCATCATGCCGTTCGACTGGAAAGTCGTCTTGCCGTCTCGCACTTGCTCGGCGGTCACGATGGTCCGTCCGTCCGGTCCCTGAACCTCCTTCGGGATGGGCGGGGCCTGCTGGTAGGAGTACCACGCGCCGACGCCCATCACGGCCAGATTCAAGACGAACACGACCGCGAGTATCTTGGCGAGTGTGCGACGTTTCACTCTCATACAGGATAGGTTGCCCCTCGTGGGGCATTTAACTGGGACGCGGTTCCTGCAGTTCGGGAAGTCGGGCGAACGTGTTCGGGACGGGGACGACACCCGTTTCGGGACGCCGGGAACTCACGCCCGAGAACGACTCCACCGACCACCGACCGCGCCCGACCCCACCGACCACGGGACGCGCGTGGGTCGCGCCTCGTGCGCGACCCACGCGGGGAGGTACGGGGGCGCGGTGCGGTCGCGGTGCTGTGCGGTCGCGGTCCTGACTGGTTCCAGCCTGAAGTTAGCGCCTCTCTTCAGCTACCCTTCCGAGTCTGACCCTAGCATCTCTCTTATCTCTTCGAGAAGCACGACCAT
It contains:
- a CDS encoding enoyl-CoA hydratase/isomerase family protein; this encodes MIRTQDDDGVRVVTLDRPDRRNALTPDGLDALEAAVTDASQPVVYLRGAGPAFCAGADLDVVAGLDREGAEAFAERGQRVADAIADADSAVVAGIDGAARGGGVELALAADLRVATPEATFAEPGVKLGLFGAWGGTVRLPRVVGEGEALDLALSGRTVDAESARRMGLVSRVTDDPRAVADELAANDPRTLRAVKARMRDDAPPETQQRREAEVFGELVARHADAIADRRES
- a CDS encoding helix-turn-helix transcriptional regulator — translated: MRKSGPPKGLIAYLVLELLDEKPRYGYEILKEIRSISGGHWEPSYGSVYPILYKFEEKGWAERIERADEPDRKYFELTDAGREELQDKREETGGKAKDFADVILGFYHVFAAFATDDRFEVGSPPGEWRFDEAFNAWVIEQLVRHYERDFGDFERIPDTPEEFAERMGLADDGK
- a CDS encoding heme-binding protein yields the protein MTREPPATNEGWYALHDFRTVDWDAWRDAPERERETALESGVSFLRNRVDVTDAEEGSSAVFSVLGHKADLLVVHFRPTMADLDTAERAFEDTAFAEYTDQSNSYVSVTEVGGYTSEEMTKEPSEIEDTGLARYAESKLYPEIPDSEFICFYPMDKRRAPGENWYDLPFDERADMMDTHGEIGKTYAGQVSQVITGSIGFDDYEWGVDLFSNDPTNIKDLLYELRFDESSSKYAEFGPFYFGRQFQPEDLPAFMAGRAVPADGESDESGHPHGEGGHHGEGGHHGEGGHHGEGGHHGGDGGDDEGGDIRGELEDRDIRGELEDLDIYAGQPHGEDVYAMVLYSEADPDELFEEVDGLRKNFDHYDTHVKTAVYETREGVEGGRSAVVSIWETQSAADTAGGFLADLPGIVARAGEESGFGTMGMFYTTKPEHRGDFVEKFETVGELLEDMDGHFESNLLVNREDENDMFIASQWESREDAMAFFRSDAFSDTVDWGRDVLADRPRHVFLA
- a CDS encoding DUF7114 family protein; the protein is MEAAVRARKAGRQAVRDVAPDRLRERIHALLDESAMVPGVLALTSANAVEGASATGGAKVTGRAHDADERGGTGPVGVQERAAGVQLIYEGLRLTRALADEPPWNLDPPHTDSNIDILAADVMVARGFSLLARTEAADKAVETVQSFGRDETDGQQGRPTAPHALETDVFELAVVAGTTTFGSEPSDALLSYAGELAESLDGERPEPPEPVAEAVEQAVADAPDPRQFGPADDPRPSATDP
- a CDS encoding nucleoside phosphorylase — encoded protein: MTFPNYPDKYGAEPLVTPERHTDYRKAQSEGDAAASPEAVVLCYSRGLMDYFTEEYDGRTVDHYYGDLYAFADADYSVGVLGNFGIGAPTTAMLMDELVANGVETFLSIGFAGCLDDSIEMGEFVVPEKAIRDEGTSHHYVESEKYAHASESLVADTKRLLRERDEPFHVGTSWTTDAIYRETEKEVERYADEGVLTVEMEASAVFAVADYRGVEAGAMFVVSDYLGLSEWEPKFHLTAEDMRRLGDTAKELLTSRRN
- a CDS encoding acyltransferase, with the translated sequence MTKRHVSLSDEMEDSLAEFIAEVDERLASDENTCGVVEEVLVDLHGDRDAYDRWQSGEDVSPAERARLQSYDPCNATLESEYYAEKDEEQFKHSKHLQWLWRQFDATPMADNVEFALRFRRMLADHLFEECGDDCRFFKGITFTYGHNISVGDNTVVHDDVHLDDRGKLTIGNRVSISDSAHVYTHDHDVVDQTEVENYHTVIEDDARVTYDSMVKAGVRVGENAIVGAKSIVQRDVPAHHVAVGQPAKSVKIKPGWEDVARPLDADVETDKESRRIDYELPDDLEVYDEFQRDLNPPGER
- a CDS encoding type II toxin-antitoxin system RelE family toxin → MDTHGQNRITDKLDEIVNDQWRNPDDYLEPLTGVPHSKLRIGQFRLGAECDYADKKLDVYTIERRGSAYKPGDD
- a CDS encoding ribbon-helix-helix domain-containing protein is translated as MSHTDTNGANDPEKTNINIRLTESFLADIDATWQDEGYNSRSEFVREALRDAVRHPDLTRESWKEIAAVEHARRTGESETFSREDVLTGDE
- a CDS encoding AEC family transporter, producing the protein MSLVSALGTAILPVLSVAAVGFLLGKTRDVNVDALGTVTIYVLTPALIFHSLATSDISGGLAAKLIGGVVVFTLAMVGLAEGVGRLLGETEPALSALVLSSSFPNAGNYGIPLSAFAFGAVGRSTAVLYIAGQSVLMYTVGVYLASRGDESDLRSAATEVFRLPLVYAVVAAWVARLLGVVPASGSAAMETLKLVGDASIPVMLLMLGIQLANTKHGAAISRVGVSNGLKLVVAPLVGVGVALLLGLGANPEVARVFVLECGMPAAVTPLILSIEYDSGEGEGLSGPEYVSTAIFASTVASVVTLTGLIAVLQSGMVI
- the nirK gene encoding copper-containing nitrite reductase, with the protein product MPATNRRTVLQGIGLGGAATLAGCSTRSAPKTTQTQQAMNKQKRKTVKRVAADPTDIPNPISRSEPRAVDVTLRPEEVTAEVEDGVTFNYMTYNGQVPGPMIRVRKGDTVNLTFENPAENDMPHNVDFHAVAGPGGGAEATMTAPGETTRLKFKATYPGAYIYHCAVPNLDMHISAGMFGIILVEPEEGLPEVDHEFYVGQHEIYTDKRPGEKGQHNFDVAAMAREEPTYVVMNGEKYACTPDKYGAGEVETGDTARVFFVTGGPNLTSSFHPIGNVFEKLWPEGSLTTRPQTHIQTKQVAPGSTAVATMDFPVPGAFKLVDHSLSRVARKGCMAVVAAEGEENPEIFDPEPKK